A window from Mustela erminea isolate mMusErm1 chromosome 17, mMusErm1.Pri, whole genome shotgun sequence encodes these proteins:
- the LOC116576535 gene encoding left-right determination factor 1-like isoform X2, with amino-acid sequence MRSLWLCWALWALPLPGPGAALSGEHILSTLLRQLQLREAPVLDAGDVEELVTPPHVMAQYVALLQRSHGVRSRGKRFSQRFREVAGRWLASEASTHLHERLSPHSARARVTIEWLQVREDRSNRTSLVDSRLVSLHESGWKAFDVTEAVTFWQQLSRPRQPLLLQVTVHREHLGPLASNAHKLVRFASQGPEGARQGEPQLELHTLDLGAYGAQGDCDPEAPVTEATRCCRQEMYIDLQGMKWAENWVLEPPGFLAYECVGACQQPPRPLPLEWPFLGPRQCIASETTSLPMIVSVKEGGRARLQVVSLPNMRVQKCSCSWDGAPVPRKLEP; translated from the exons ATGAGGTCGTTGTGGCTGTGCTGGGCGCTATGGGCCCTGCCCCTGCCGGGCCCCGGGGCCGCCCTGAGCGGGGAGCACATCCTCAGCACCCTGCTGCGGCAGCTGCAGCTCCGAGAGGCGCCCGTCCTGGACGCAGGCGACGTGGAGGAGCTGGTCACCCCCCCGCACGTGATGGCCCAGTACGTGGCCCTATTGCAGCGCAGCCACGGGGTCCGCTCTCGAGGGAAGAGGTTCAGCCAGAGGTTCCGAG AGGTGGCGGGCAGGTGGTTGGCGTCGGAGGCCTCCACGCACCT GCACGAGCGACTGTCCCCGCACAGCGCCCGCGCCCGCGTCACCATCGAGTGGCTGCAGGTCCGCGAAGACCGCTCCAACCGCACCTCGCTGGTGGACTCCAG GCTGGTGTCCCTCCACGAGAGCGGCTGGAAGGCATTCGACGTGACAGAGGCGGTGACCTTCTGGCAGCAGCTGAGCCGGCCTCGCCAGCCTCTGCTCCTGCAGGTGACGGTGCACAGGGAGCACCTGGGCCCGCTGGCCTCGAACGCCCACAAGCTGGTGCGCTTCGCCTCCCAGGGGCCCGAGGGAGCGCGGCAGGGCGAGCCCCAGCTGGAGCTGCACACGCTGGACCTGGGGGCCTACGG AGCTCAGGGCGACTGTGACCCCGAGGCGCCCGTGACCGAGGCCACCCGCTGCTGCCGCCAGGAGATGTACATTGATCTGCAGGGGATGAAGTGGGCTGAGAACTGGGTCCTGGAGCCCCCGGGCTTCCTGGCCTACGAGTGCGTGGGCGCCTGCCAGCAGCCCCCGCGGCCCCTGCCCTTGGAGTGGCCATTTCTTGGCCCGCGGCAGTGCATTGCCTCGGAGACGACCTCGCTGCCCATGATCGTGAGCgtcaaggagggaggcagggccaggcTACAGGTGGTCAGCCTGCCCAACATGAGGGTGCAGAAGTGCAGCTGCTCCTGGGACGGGGCACCCGTGCCCCGCAAGCTGGAGCCTTAG
- the LOC116576535 gene encoding left-right determination factor 1-like isoform X1 produces MRSLWLCWALWALPLPGPGAALSGEHILSTLLRQLQLREAPVLDAGDVEELVTPPHVMAQYVALLQRSHGVRSRGKRFSQRFREVAGRWLASEASTHLLVFSMERRLPPNSELVRAVLRLFQEPVPRAALRRHERLSPHSARARVTIEWLQVREDRSNRTSLVDSRLVSLHESGWKAFDVTEAVTFWQQLSRPRQPLLLQVTVHREHLGPLASNAHKLVRFASQGPEGARQGEPQLELHTLDLGAYGAQGDCDPEAPVTEATRCCRQEMYIDLQGMKWAENWVLEPPGFLAYECVGACQQPPRPLPLEWPFLGPRQCIASETTSLPMIVSVKEGGRARLQVVSLPNMRVQKCSCSWDGAPVPRKLEP; encoded by the exons ATGAGGTCGTTGTGGCTGTGCTGGGCGCTATGGGCCCTGCCCCTGCCGGGCCCCGGGGCCGCCCTGAGCGGGGAGCACATCCTCAGCACCCTGCTGCGGCAGCTGCAGCTCCGAGAGGCGCCCGTCCTGGACGCAGGCGACGTGGAGGAGCTGGTCACCCCCCCGCACGTGATGGCCCAGTACGTGGCCCTATTGCAGCGCAGCCACGGGGTCCGCTCTCGAGGGAAGAGGTTCAGCCAGAGGTTCCGAG AGGTGGCGGGCAGGTGGTTGGCGTCGGAGGCCTCCACGCACCTGCTGGTGTTCAGCATGGAGCGGCGGCTGCCCCCCAACAGCGAGCTGGTGCGCGCGGTGCTGCGCCTTTTCCAGGAGCCGGTGCCCAGGGCCGCGCTGCGCAGGCACGAGCGACTGTCCCCGCACAGCGCCCGCGCCCGCGTCACCATCGAGTGGCTGCAGGTCCGCGAAGACCGCTCCAACCGCACCTCGCTGGTGGACTCCAG GCTGGTGTCCCTCCACGAGAGCGGCTGGAAGGCATTCGACGTGACAGAGGCGGTGACCTTCTGGCAGCAGCTGAGCCGGCCTCGCCAGCCTCTGCTCCTGCAGGTGACGGTGCACAGGGAGCACCTGGGCCCGCTGGCCTCGAACGCCCACAAGCTGGTGCGCTTCGCCTCCCAGGGGCCCGAGGGAGCGCGGCAGGGCGAGCCCCAGCTGGAGCTGCACACGCTGGACCTGGGGGCCTACGG AGCTCAGGGCGACTGTGACCCCGAGGCGCCCGTGACCGAGGCCACCCGCTGCTGCCGCCAGGAGATGTACATTGATCTGCAGGGGATGAAGTGGGCTGAGAACTGGGTCCTGGAGCCCCCGGGCTTCCTGGCCTACGAGTGCGTGGGCGCCTGCCAGCAGCCCCCGCGGCCCCTGCCCTTGGAGTGGCCATTTCTTGGCCCGCGGCAGTGCATTGCCTCGGAGACGACCTCGCTGCCCATGATCGTGAGCgtcaaggagggaggcagggccaggcTACAGGTGGTCAGCCTGCCCAACATGAGGGTGCAGAAGTGCAGCTGCTCCTGGGACGGGGCACCCGTGCCCCGCAAGCTGGAGCCTTAG